Proteins co-encoded in one Natronorubrum daqingense genomic window:
- a CDS encoding DUF354 domain-containing protein codes for MNCLIFNNTPAHVHQYKHAVTRLEERGHDVLVFARSDEFTESLLSYHDLPYETYGERSESLHSLAYELPSHLYTIARRVRAFDPDVIFGKGPYAAAAGMFSRTPAIAVLDSETSYDHVVARPFVRAILTPSAFRKDLGSKHYKFNGVAESAYLHPDVFEPDPSVRDDLGVAADEPYAIVRLNAFNGHHDVGKRGFSLEQRRRLLSELSEHATVFVSDEAGDLEFSDLPAESFDLHPAKMHDALAHADLLVADTQTMVTEAALLGTPAIRSNSFVGEEDMGNFIELEEHGLVRNLESFEDVLEQSQELLADESSTDRWERRRDEYVEDMDNLTELLCNIATAYGDRQQQPTAGTATGVN; via the coding sequence ATGAATTGCTTGATATTCAATAACACACCGGCGCACGTCCATCAGTACAAACACGCGGTTACGCGCCTCGAGGAGCGAGGCCACGACGTTCTCGTCTTCGCCAGAAGCGACGAGTTTACCGAATCGCTCCTCTCGTATCACGACCTGCCTTACGAGACCTACGGCGAGCGAAGCGAGTCGCTGCACTCACTCGCCTACGAACTGCCGTCGCACCTCTATACGATCGCCCGTCGCGTTCGAGCGTTCGATCCGGACGTCATCTTCGGAAAAGGACCCTACGCCGCGGCCGCTGGGATGTTCTCGCGGACGCCCGCGATCGCCGTCCTCGACTCGGAGACCTCCTACGACCACGTCGTCGCGAGACCGTTCGTGCGGGCGATTTTGACCCCCTCCGCCTTCCGAAAGGACCTCGGAAGCAAACACTACAAGTTCAACGGCGTCGCGGAATCGGCGTACCTCCATCCCGACGTCTTCGAGCCCGATCCGTCGGTTCGCGACGACCTCGGCGTGGCGGCGGACGAACCGTACGCCATCGTCCGGCTCAACGCCTTCAACGGCCACCACGACGTCGGCAAGCGCGGCTTCTCGCTCGAGCAGCGCCGACGGCTGCTCTCCGAGTTGTCCGAACACGCCACCGTCTTCGTCTCGGACGAAGCCGGCGACCTCGAGTTCTCGGATCTCCCGGCCGAGTCGTTCGACCTCCACCCGGCGAAGATGCACGACGCGCTCGCCCACGCCGACTTGCTGGTCGCGGACACCCAGACGATGGTGACGGAGGCCGCACTGCTCGGCACGCCCGCGATTCGATCCAACTCCTTCGTCGGCGAGGAGGATATGGGCAACTTCATCGAACTCGAGGAACACGGACTCGTCCGAAACCTCGAGTCGTTCGAGGACGTCCTCGAGCAGTCCCAGGAGTTGCTCGCGGACGAGTCGTCCACGGATCGCTGGGAACGACGCCGCGACGAGTACGTCGAAGACATGGACAATTTGACGGAGCTGCTCTGTAACATCGCGACCGCCTACGGCGACAGACAACAGCAACCGACCGCGGGAACGGCGACGGGGGTGAACTAG
- a CDS encoding 23S rRNA (uridine(2552)-2'-O)-methyltransferase: MARKDDYYNRAKQEGYRSRAAYKLKQLDDLENVIDGRDAVVDLGAAPGGWLQVAAEKVGPKGTVIGVDLQRIKDLEDPALTDQVETLRGDMTEDKTRERVVEAADGPVDVVISDMAPNMSGEYSLDQARSLYLARQAFETALEILDTGGNFVVKVFEGPDVDDFREDIEDEFQYVRATAPKASRKESSEIYFIAKGRLTAPVAPGDELEVEIIDVGSEGDGIASIDGYRLFVPGTSEGDVLTVEIEDVKPNFGFARPLEEE, encoded by the coding sequence ATGGCCCGAAAAGACGACTACTACAACAGAGCGAAACAGGAGGGCTACCGTTCGCGGGCGGCCTACAAACTCAAACAACTCGACGACCTCGAGAACGTCATCGATGGGCGTGACGCGGTCGTCGACCTCGGGGCCGCCCCCGGCGGCTGGCTGCAAGTTGCCGCCGAGAAGGTCGGCCCAAAGGGGACCGTCATTGGCGTCGACCTCCAGCGAATCAAGGACCTCGAGGACCCGGCGCTGACCGATCAGGTCGAAACGCTCCGCGGGGACATGACCGAAGACAAGACGCGAGAGCGCGTCGTCGAGGCCGCCGACGGCCCCGTCGACGTCGTCATTTCGGACATGGCGCCGAACATGTCCGGCGAGTACTCCCTCGATCAGGCCCGCTCGCTGTACCTCGCGAGACAGGCCTTCGAGACGGCACTCGAGATCCTCGACACCGGCGGCAACTTCGTCGTGAAGGTCTTCGAAGGGCCGGACGTGGACGACTTCCGGGAAGATATCGAAGACGAGTTCCAGTACGTCCGCGCCACCGCACCGAAAGCCAGTCGCAAGGAATCCTCCGAGATTTACTTCATCGCCAAGGGCCGGCTCACGGCCCCCGTCGCCCCCGGCGACGAACTCGAGGTCGAGATTATCGACGTCGGCAGCGAAGGCGACGGCATCGCCTCGATCGACGGCTACCGACTGTTCGTTCCCGGAACCTCCGAAGGCGACGTGCTCACCGTCGAAATCGAGGACGTCAAGCCGAACTTCGGGTTCGCGCGGCCACTCGAGGAGGAATGA
- a CDS encoding ribbon-helix-helix domain-containing protein, whose product MPKISVEIPQELLDDLDEHVGDDGKFVNRSDAIRASIRKNLDILDEIDDRHDRLETDE is encoded by the coding sequence ATGCCGAAGATCAGCGTCGAAATACCGCAGGAACTGCTCGACGACCTCGACGAGCACGTCGGTGACGATGGCAAGTTCGTCAACCGAAGTGACGCGATCCGCGCGTCGATCAGAAAGAACCTCGATATTCTCGACGAAATCGACGACCGACACGACCGCCTCGAGACCGACGAATAA
- a CDS encoding cation:proton antiporter, producing MLEDISLQTLPFEDPIIIFAIAMVVFLVAPLVFERYRLPGIIGIIVVGTAIGPNGFGFLDRSETFVLLGEVGLVYLMFLAGLEIDLGEFVANRDRSLVFGALSFLLPQGLGMAVGVWFLGFDVMTAALYAAIFSSHTLLAYPIVNKLGIVKNEAVTAAIGGTIFTDTAALLVLAIVAGAAAGDLTIGFWVSLVVGLVALFAGIWLLVPRLGRWFFRNVSEESYFEFLFVMAVLFVCAAFAEIAGVKHIIGAFLAGLALNRLIPTTSTLMNRIEFVGNALLIPFFLISVGMLVDPAVVVGSTETLVIAGTIIALLLFSKLFASWVTGEIYDYTTDERMAMFGLSSGQAAAALAITLIGFEDLGLFDETMVNGVVLMILVVSFLSPALSKRYGRQIVDAEADAEYDPGDQPTRVLVPLAGNRDTMDQLLDFGMLVRETAGDAEPLRALTVVNRRPTRLRASRTDQREQAQTATDVADAEEHLEHAAEHVAGAEVPVETHTRVETSVADGISKTVLDERITTTVLGWASSRRFGSRFFGDIVEQVLEQTTVQVLVSRLREPLNVSERVVCVLPAHIASHPGFYETMHTVKTVADELGVNLECYVVGGNPERYAQLVDAIEPETTTTVDVVPVGDGFDDAMDERVDENDFVVALSPRPGSRGWENRLQSLPGRLAALEAENVVVAYPSEEDTSDKRRFLEMG from the coding sequence ATGCTCGAGGATATCTCACTGCAGACGCTGCCGTTCGAAGATCCGATCATCATCTTCGCGATCGCGATGGTCGTCTTCCTCGTCGCACCGCTCGTCTTCGAACGCTACCGACTCCCGGGGATTATCGGCATCATCGTCGTCGGGACGGCGATCGGACCGAACGGGTTCGGCTTTCTGGACCGAAGCGAGACCTTCGTCCTACTCGGCGAGGTCGGATTGGTCTATCTGATGTTCCTGGCCGGCCTCGAGATCGACCTGGGCGAGTTCGTCGCCAATCGCGATCGAAGCCTCGTCTTCGGTGCGCTATCGTTTCTCCTTCCACAGGGATTAGGAATGGCCGTCGGGGTCTGGTTTCTGGGGTTCGACGTCATGACCGCGGCGCTGTACGCCGCCATCTTCTCCTCGCACACGTTGCTCGCGTATCCGATCGTCAATAAGCTCGGAATCGTGAAGAACGAGGCCGTGACCGCGGCGATCGGCGGGACGATCTTCACCGATACGGCAGCCTTGCTCGTGTTGGCGATCGTCGCCGGGGCGGCAGCGGGCGACCTGACGATCGGTTTCTGGGTGTCGCTCGTGGTCGGACTCGTCGCGTTGTTCGCCGGTATCTGGCTGCTCGTTCCGCGGCTTGGCCGGTGGTTCTTCAGAAACGTCAGCGAGGAGAGTTACTTCGAGTTCCTGTTCGTCATGGCCGTGTTGTTCGTCTGTGCAGCCTTCGCCGAAATCGCCGGCGTCAAGCACATCATCGGTGCGTTTCTCGCCGGATTAGCGCTCAACCGACTCATCCCGACGACCAGCACCCTGATGAACCGCATCGAGTTCGTCGGCAACGCCCTCCTCATCCCCTTCTTCCTCATCTCTGTGGGAATGCTGGTCGATCCCGCAGTCGTCGTCGGCAGCACCGAGACGCTCGTCATCGCGGGAACGATCATCGCGTTGTTGCTCTTCAGTAAGCTCTTCGCGAGCTGGGTCACCGGCGAGATTTACGACTACACGACCGACGAACGCATGGCGATGTTCGGGCTCTCCTCGGGGCAAGCCGCGGCCGCGCTCGCGATCACCCTCATCGGGTTCGAGGATCTCGGCCTCTTCGACGAGACGATGGTCAACGGCGTCGTCCTGATGATCCTCGTCGTCAGCTTCCTCAGTCCGGCGCTCTCGAAACGTTACGGCCGCCAGATCGTCGACGCCGAAGCGGATGCCGAGTACGACCCCGGCGACCAACCGACGCGCGTCCTCGTCCCCCTCGCGGGCAATCGCGACACGATGGACCAACTCCTCGACTTCGGCATGCTCGTCCGCGAAACCGCGGGCGACGCCGAACCGTTGCGAGCCCTGACGGTCGTCAACCGACGACCCACGCGACTCAGAGCGAGTCGAACCGACCAACGCGAACAGGCCCAAACCGCGACCGACGTCGCCGACGCCGAAGAACACCTCGAGCACGCGGCCGAACACGTCGCCGGCGCGGAGGTTCCCGTCGAAACCCACACCCGCGTCGAAACGAGCGTCGCCGACGGTATCTCGAAGACGGTGCTCGACGAACGAATTACCACTACCGTCCTCGGCTGGGCGAGTTCCCGACGCTTTGGCTCCCGGTTCTTCGGGGACATCGTCGAACAGGTTCTCGAGCAGACGACGGTGCAAGTGCTCGTCTCGAGGCTTCGCGAACCGTTGAACGTCTCCGAGCGCGTCGTTTGCGTGTTGCCCGCGCACATCGCCTCCCACCCCGGTTTCTACGAGACGATGCACACCGTGAAGACGGTCGCCGACGAACTCGGCGTCAACCTCGAGTGTTACGTCGTCGGTGGCAACCCCGAACGCTACGCACAGCTCGTCGACGCTATCGAGCCGGAGACGACGACGACCGTCGACGTCGTTCCGGTCGGCGACGGATTCGACGACGCCATGGACGAACGGGTCGACGAAAACGACTTCGTCGTCGCCCTCAGCCCGCGTCCCGGCAGCCGCGGCTGGGAAAACCGGCTCCAATCGCTGCCGGGTCGGCTCGCGGCGCTCGAGGCCGAGAACGTCGTCGTGGCCTATCCGTCCGAGGAGGACACCTCCGACAAACGTCGCTTCCTCGAGATGGGATGA
- a CDS encoding twin-arginine translocase subunit TatC — MSSAVGEDTAKAINTGRETIGAVLSGAQTHLQKVFIVFTLGFVGSFYALRVWIWDFLEATAKAEMGQTVADATEIITRTPFEVILLQAKIGLLVGIIVAIPALLYFSREALRERGVESVVPVSRGYMAGFALTSMVLFCIGIFYAYAIFFPFAFDFLGTVAHDAGVNPSWGITEFTEFIALLTISFGLAAQLPLLMSVLSYTEIVSYETFRDKWRHAIVAITVFGAMFSPPDPFTLIMWAIPLVALYVFSLGLAKIVANIRRRGAAELDTGTGLMKRRLYQFVGALILVSAAVFVFISDGGFDYLEESVYPAFPEGYRPEGTLGLEAFAAEYGVFGDVAAGVVVALTLAVVGLMVYTIRVLQAPVYPREGDIRAAEDPDDIDFDTISTDDIEEIPTQVFLAMDEEQALEHSRQAMYDDNRDKAQAILDRFDSLQEQRARANEAGDGSGGGAAASGASAGAAESGGEDEESVFSSTAAGMLDPFTEDETTEDDIGGYAYDLAFIVDSLTSKTIYIVGVFMAVLGGTFLALYQGGFGVILAQFVERVPEEVLLEVAESNDANVTGDESTTELIGDLGLVIALHPVEVLIFMVKVSTILAIIAILPMVMYWGWPAAKERGLVSGGTQRVFLVWGGTLFAGFGVGLFIGFYWLAPAVISYLITDAVQNGMEVTYRINSFSWLVIYTTLGVGFLFNIIVTMALFHIGGIVSYRTMLERWRPIVVGIFTAAAFLSPKGILTMLLVAIPIALTYMLGLAVLYVLTGGGRLFGGGGGSTDQPAEPESDAGTASD, encoded by the coding sequence ATGAGTTCTGCCGTCGGTGAGGATACGGCCAAAGCGATCAATACCGGCCGGGAGACGATCGGAGCGGTATTGTCTGGCGCGCAGACCCATCTGCAGAAGGTGTTCATCGTCTTTACCCTCGGCTTCGTCGGTTCGTTCTACGCCCTTCGCGTCTGGATCTGGGACTTCCTCGAGGCGACGGCGAAAGCCGAGATGGGCCAGACCGTCGCCGACGCGACGGAGATTATTACCCGAACGCCCTTCGAAGTGATCCTGTTACAGGCGAAAATCGGGTTACTCGTCGGGATCATCGTCGCGATTCCGGCCCTGCTTTACTTCTCCCGCGAGGCGCTCAGAGAGCGCGGCGTCGAGTCGGTCGTCCCGGTCTCTCGCGGGTACATGGCCGGCTTCGCGCTGACCTCGATGGTGTTGTTTTGTATCGGGATCTTCTACGCCTACGCCATCTTCTTCCCGTTCGCGTTCGACTTCCTCGGCACCGTCGCACACGACGCTGGCGTCAATCCGAGCTGGGGGATCACCGAGTTCACCGAGTTCATCGCCCTGCTCACCATCTCGTTCGGACTCGCCGCACAGTTGCCGCTGTTGATGAGCGTCCTTTCGTACACCGAAATCGTCTCCTACGAGACGTTCCGGGACAAGTGGCGCCACGCCATCGTCGCGATTACCGTCTTCGGCGCAATGTTCTCCCCGCCCGACCCGTTCACGCTGATCATGTGGGCGATCCCGCTCGTCGCCCTCTACGTGTTCAGCCTCGGTCTCGCGAAAATCGTCGCGAACATCCGCCGACGTGGTGCCGCCGAACTCGACACCGGCACCGGCCTCATGAAACGGCGGCTGTACCAGTTCGTCGGCGCACTCATACTCGTGAGCGCTGCAGTCTTCGTCTTCATCTCAGACGGTGGATTCGACTACCTCGAGGAGTCCGTCTACCCCGCGTTCCCCGAGGGCTACCGGCCCGAGGGAACGCTCGGACTCGAGGCGTTCGCCGCCGAGTACGGCGTCTTCGGTGACGTCGCCGCCGGCGTGGTCGTCGCACTCACGCTCGCCGTGGTCGGGCTCATGGTGTACACGATCCGCGTGCTTCAGGCACCGGTGTACCCGCGAGAAGGCGACATCAGAGCCGCAGAGGACCCCGACGACATCGACTTCGACACCATTTCGACCGACGACATCGAAGAGATTCCGACGCAGGTCTTCCTCGCGATGGACGAAGAACAGGCCCTCGAGCACTCCCGGCAGGCCATGTACGACGATAATCGGGACAAGGCTCAGGCCATCCTCGATCGCTTCGACTCGCTACAAGAACAGCGAGCCAGGGCGAACGAAGCGGGCGACGGGAGCGGTGGTGGGGCCGCAGCCAGCGGGGCGAGCGCGGGTGCAGCCGAAAGCGGTGGCGAGGACGAAGAGAGTGTGTTCTCGAGCACCGCTGCAGGGATGCTCGATCCGTTCACCGAAGACGAGACGACCGAGGACGACATCGGCGGCTACGCCTACGACCTCGCGTTCATCGTGGACAGCCTGACCTCGAAGACGATCTACATCGTCGGCGTCTTCATGGCCGTCCTCGGTGGCACGTTCCTCGCGCTCTATCAGGGTGGCTTCGGCGTGATCCTCGCACAATTCGTCGAACGCGTCCCCGAAGAGGTCCTCCTCGAGGTCGCAGAGAGCAACGACGCGAACGTCACCGGCGACGAGTCGACGACGGAGCTGATCGGCGACCTCGGGCTGGTCATCGCGTTACACCCCGTCGAAGTGCTCATCTTCATGGTGAAGGTGAGTACGATCCTCGCGATTATCGCCATCCTGCCGATGGTCATGTACTGGGGCTGGCCAGCAGCCAAGGAGCGTGGCCTCGTCAGCGGCGGGACACAGCGCGTGTTCCTCGTCTGGGGTGGTACGCTGTTCGCCGGCTTCGGGGTCGGCCTGTTCATCGGCTTCTACTGGCTCGCCCCCGCGGTGATTTCGTATCTCATCACCGACGCCGTCCAAAACGGCATGGAGGTCACCTACCGGATCAACAGCTTCTCGTGGCTCGTGATCTACACGACCCTCGGCGTCGGCTTCCTGTTCAACATCATCGTCACGATGGCGCTGTTCCACATCGGCGGCATCGTCAGCTACCGGACGATGCTCGAGCGCTGGCGGCCGATCGTCGTCGGAATCTTCACGGCCGCCGCGTTCCTCAGCCCGAAAGGCATCCTCACGATGTTGCTGGTCGCGATCCCGATCGCGCTCACGTACATGCTCGGATTGGCCGTCCTCTACGTCCTCACCGGTGGCGGCAGACTGTTCGGCGGCGGTGGCGGCAGCACCGACCAACCCGCCGAACCGGAATCGGATGCCGGGACCGCATCGGACTGA
- a CDS encoding twin-arginine translocase subunit TatC, protein MSDEPADDMAVDDPASDAEGSTETDDEPLPSEMDGEEDPSADEDAERSTESDAASDGEADDDSGAEADNAEADDESDDEADGAETDDNADDAEGDDADQSIETDGEGYVQDRPDSAGEPVDPLSDDVGGISTPPDDEEMPLADHIEEMVLRFAVVILVGAAGTAIGLLFASQGISYVWDDIFPGAAENAPPPHIYHPLELWLTRIKFSALLGIMMALPVFVYQCYRFMRPGLYPNERKYYLAAVPMSVVLAALGMLFSYVLVLPILFEYFTFYAEGSADIAYALGETFDLVITLTGFLAIVFQIPLFIMLAIMMGVTTRRWLADKRLYFWAAFFGLSFMFTMDPTMMAPILVAITMIMLFEGTLLVLKWVGKE, encoded by the coding sequence ATGTCGGACGAGCCGGCGGACGACATGGCTGTCGATGATCCCGCTAGCGACGCCGAGGGGTCGACGGAGACCGACGACGAGCCGCTGCCATCCGAGATGGACGGCGAGGAGGACCCGTCCGCCGACGAAGATGCCGAACGGTCAACCGAATCCGACGCTGCGTCCGATGGTGAAGCAGATGACGATTCTGGCGCTGAAGCCGACAACGCCGAGGCTGACGACGAATCTGACGACGAGGCAGACGGCGCCGAAACTGACGACAACGCGGACGATGCTGAAGGCGACGACGCGGACCAATCGATCGAAACCGACGGCGAGGGGTACGTCCAGGACCGACCCGACAGCGCCGGGGAACCGGTTGACCCCCTCTCCGACGACGTCGGCGGCATTTCGACGCCGCCGGACGACGAGGAGATGCCCCTCGCCGACCACATCGAGGAGATGGTCCTTCGATTCGCGGTCGTCATACTCGTCGGTGCGGCCGGGACCGCGATCGGCTTGCTCTTCGCCTCACAGGGCATCAGCTACGTCTGGGACGACATTTTCCCCGGCGCAGCGGAAAACGCGCCCCCACCACACATTTACCACCCACTCGAGCTGTGGTTGACCCGGATCAAGTTCTCGGCCCTGCTCGGAATCATGATGGCGCTGCCGGTGTTCGTCTACCAGTGTTACCGGTTCATGCGACCGGGACTCTACCCCAACGAGCGCAAGTACTACCTCGCGGCGGTGCCGATGAGCGTCGTCCTCGCCGCCCTCGGGATGTTGTTTTCCTACGTGCTCGTCTTGCCGATCCTCTTCGAGTACTTCACGTTCTACGCGGAGGGGAGTGCGGACATTGCGTACGCCCTCGGCGAGACCTTCGACCTCGTCATCACGCTGACCGGCTTCCTCGCGATCGTCTTCCAGATTCCGCTGTTCATCATGCTCGCGATCATGATGGGCGTGACGACCCGGCGGTGGCTGGCCGACAAGCGCCTGTATTTCTGGGCGGCCTTCTTCGGCCTCTCGTTCATGTTCACCATGGACCCGACGATGATGGCCCCCATCCTGGTCGCTATCACGATGATCATGCTCTTTGAGGGCACGTTGCTCGTCCTCAAGTGGGTCGGGAAAGAGTAA
- the nasA gene encoding assimilatory nitrate reductase NasA encodes MTELVPTTCMRCAVGCGHVHRPVEQGYGLDVVRGDAAHPVNNGLACQRGISESVDPGDKWLTRPLVRRDGELVATTWETALERAAEGLDTALEDGPDSVAVLGSGQQTNEAAYALGKLARGGFGTSYYDANTTLCMASAVTAYYDAFGSDAPPPTYDDIPEAETHLVWGANPAAAHPVMFRWINQSADAADSELIVVDPIESETVEVADYHVPLEPGGDVDLARAILARAVETDRVDEEFVADATDGFDELCDQLPDAADAAEAAGVTLEMVDRIATALESPTLLYWGMGINQSVNGTAASGALIDLCLATGNLRPGSGPFSLTGQANSMGTRVCSSKGTWPGHRPFGDAEHRNAVAEAWDVPESRLPADPGPGPVGIVDAIGEDVSAVYAVATNPLAGMPDTTHVREQLEDAFLVVQDAFRSETVELADVVLPAATWGESSGTTTNMERTVSRVRAATETPAGVRTDLELIGDLADRLVPSLFEESLEPESVFAELAALTEGTPADLSGISYERLDHEVAVRWPAPEPDVSAGYRYYDGPARDDDERKTTGEERAESWSFPTPTGRAQFSTGTTQPLPEPTDETYPLTLTTARRPDAYNTGVRAREDEPTARVSPATAVALADELESGESEGDGGYGRVVSRRGSITVRVEPDESIPDGVVWLPIHQPAVNELTVSAVDPRSKEPNFKQCAVRLERPRDRPTSALADASA; translated from the coding sequence GTGACGGAACTCGTACCGACGACCTGCATGCGATGTGCCGTCGGCTGCGGACACGTCCACCGGCCCGTCGAACAGGGGTACGGCCTCGACGTCGTTCGTGGCGACGCCGCCCATCCAGTCAACAACGGACTCGCCTGCCAGCGCGGGATCAGCGAGTCCGTCGACCCCGGCGACAAGTGGCTCACCCGCCCGCTCGTCCGACGAGACGGTGAACTGGTGGCGACGACCTGGGAGACGGCCCTCGAGCGCGCGGCGGAAGGCCTCGATACGGCACTCGAGGACGGCCCCGATAGCGTCGCCGTGTTGGGAAGCGGCCAGCAGACCAACGAGGCGGCCTACGCCCTCGGGAAGCTCGCTCGCGGCGGATTCGGAACCAGCTACTACGACGCCAACACGACGCTGTGTATGGCCTCGGCGGTCACCGCCTACTACGACGCATTCGGCAGCGACGCCCCGCCGCCGACGTACGACGACATTCCCGAGGCCGAGACCCACCTCGTCTGGGGGGCCAACCCCGCTGCGGCCCACCCGGTCATGTTTCGGTGGATCAATCAGTCCGCGGACGCCGCAGACTCCGAACTGATCGTCGTCGACCCCATCGAGAGCGAGACCGTCGAGGTCGCGGACTATCACGTGCCACTCGAGCCCGGCGGCGACGTCGACCTCGCGCGGGCGATTCTCGCTCGAGCCGTCGAAACCGACCGCGTCGACGAGGAGTTCGTCGCCGACGCGACCGACGGATTCGACGAACTCTGCGACCAGCTTCCGGACGCCGCCGACGCGGCCGAGGCCGCCGGCGTCACCCTCGAGATGGTCGACCGAATCGCAACGGCACTCGAGTCGCCGACGCTGCTCTACTGGGGGATGGGGATCAATCAGAGTGTCAACGGAACCGCCGCTTCGGGCGCGTTGATCGATCTCTGTCTGGCGACGGGCAACCTCCGTCCCGGTTCGGGGCCGTTCTCGCTGACCGGCCAGGCGAACTCGATGGGGACGCGCGTCTGTTCCTCGAAGGGGACCTGGCCGGGCCACCGCCCCTTCGGCGACGCCGAGCACCGCAACGCGGTCGCCGAGGCGTGGGACGTTCCCGAATCGAGACTTCCCGCCGATCCCGGCCCCGGTCCCGTCGGTATCGTCGATGCGATCGGCGAGGACGTCTCCGCCGTCTACGCGGTTGCGACCAACCCGCTCGCGGGGATGCCGGATACGACGCACGTCCGCGAGCAACTCGAGGACGCGTTTCTCGTCGTCCAGGACGCGTTCCGCAGCGAGACGGTCGAACTCGCCGACGTCGTCCTCCCGGCGGCGACGTGGGGCGAATCGTCGGGCACGACGACCAACATGGAGCGCACCGTCTCGCGCGTCCGCGCGGCGACGGAGACGCCCGCCGGCGTCAGAACCGACCTCGAGTTGATCGGCGACCTCGCGGACCGACTGGTCCCCTCCCTCTTCGAGGAGTCCCTCGAGCCCGAATCGGTCTTCGCGGAACTGGCTGCCCTGACGGAAGGGACGCCCGCCGACCTCTCGGGGATCAGCTACGAGCGTCTCGATCACGAGGTTGCGGTTCGATGGCCGGCACCCGAACCCGACGTCTCGGCGGGGTACCGCTACTACGACGGTCCGGCGAGAGACGACGACGAGCGAAAGACGACCGGCGAAGAGCGGGCGGAGTCGTGGTCGTTTCCGACGCCGACCGGTCGCGCGCAGTTCTCGACGGGGACGACACAGCCCCTCCCCGAGCCCACAGACGAGACCTATCCGCTCACTTTGACGACGGCTCGGCGACCGGACGCGTACAACACGGGCGTGCGAGCCCGCGAAGACGAGCCGACGGCCCGCGTCAGCCCCGCGACGGCCGTCGCCCTCGCCGACGAACTCGAGTCTGGCGAGTCGGAGGGCGATGGCGGATACGGCCGCGTCGTCTCCCGGCGCGGATCGATCACCGTTCGCGTCGAACCCGACGAGTCGATCCCCGACGGCGTCGTCTGGCTGCCGATCCACCAGCCCGCGGTGAACGAACTCACCGTCTCTGCCGTCGACCCGCGCTCGAAGGAACCGAACTTCAAGCAGTGTGCCGTCCGTCTCGAGCGCCCGCGAGATCGTCCGACGAGCGCCCTCGCCGACGCGAGCGCGTGA